Within the Serratia sp. UGAL515B_01 genome, the region GCGCCCCAAGACCATACTCGCCATAGTCGTTCTGCCAAAAATGGCCATGGTGGTCATTAGTATGCAGGATGGTAATGTCGTAGGTTTTATCCTTTTCCCAGGCTCCGGCTATTCCTGAAAATAACGTCAAGGAAGCAGTCAGCACACCTGCGGTGGTTTTGAACGAAAAACGCATAGCAGATCTCCATTGCAAATGATGGGCATTCTTGATGAATACAAAATTGTAACGCTAATTAACAACGTCTGATTTCAAATTTTTGCGACGCCGATCAGATTATGCCGAGGGTTCCTTTCTAGGGAGCATTTTGCCTAAAATTGTCAACCGAAAGCCGTGGACAAGGTTGTCGGCTGAAAGATGAACAGGATAAGATATCTGCCCTATCCCCTCATATATACCAGGCTAACAATAACATGACCGATCGTAGTGAAGCTGCCATGCCGACGGTAAAAAGCAGTGCGGTTAAGGGCACTGCTTTTTCTATTCTGGGTGCCATCAGTGTTTCTCATCTGCTCAACGACATGATCCAATCACTGATCCTGGCGATTTACCCAATCCTGCGTGCTGATTTCAACCTAAGTTTTGTACAAATCGGTATGATTACACTGACCTATCAGCTTACCGCCTCGCTGCTTCAACCGCTGATTGGCTACTATACCGACAAGCACCCACAGCCTTATTCGCTTCCCATTGGTATGGGCTTTACCCTGTCAGGGCTATTGTTACTGGCGGTTGCCAATACTTTCCCATTAGTATTAGTGGCCGCCGCGCTGGTTGGCACAGGATCTTCCGTCTTCCATCCAGAGTCATCCCGTGTGGCACGTATGGCATCAGGGGGGCGACACGGCCTGGCACAATCGCTATTCCAGGTTGGGGGGAACTTTGGGAGTTCACTCGGTCCACTGTTAGCAGCGCTGATTATTGCGCCTTACGGTAAGGGTAATGTCGCCTGGTTCTCATTGGCAGCACTGTTGGCCATCGTCGTGCTGCTGCAAGTGAGTAAATGGTATCAACAACAACACCGAGCAGCGCAAGGCAAACCTAAGCCTGCCTTATTGGTCAATCCACTACCAAAACGTACCGTGATGTTCTCTCTGGGCATTCTGTTGACACTGATTTTCTCTAAATACTTCTATCTTGCCAGTATCAGTAGCTATTACACCTTTTATTTAATACATAAGTTCGGTATTTCGGTACAGAATGCTCAGTTCCACCTGTTTGCCTTCCTGTTCGCGGTAGCCGCAGGAACCATTATTGGTGGGCCTTTGGGTGATAAATTTGGACGTAAATACGTTATTTGGGGCTCTATCCTGGGTGCTGCACCATTTACGCTCATTTTACCCTATGCCACTCTCTATTGGACGGGGATATTAACGGTGATCATTGGGGTTATTCTAGCTTCAGCCTTTTCGGCCATTCTGGTATACGCTCAAGAGCTGATCCCTGGAAAGGTAGGGATGGTTTCCGGGTTATTCTTCGGTTTTGCTTTCGGTATGGGCGGTTTAGGTGCGGCGATTCTTGGCTATGTTGCCGATTTGACCAGCATTGATTTGGTTTATCAAATTTGTGCATTTCTGCCATTAATAGGTATTGTTACCGCATTACTACCGAATATAGAACATAAGTAGCTTAGCATCCTTCCTTCACCCGGTATAGCAATGTAGTTATACCGGGCATCCTCTTCATAAAGTCAAAAAAATATCACTGATTAAGCTCTCATTCTCAGACTTGACTGAAAAATAGTGTAATAACCTTCTTTTTTACAAAAAAAATAAAATTAGCCAAGCGATGCAAGCGTAAATGCAATAAACTAGTTGCATCTTTTCGTAAAATTGACATGCCGCGCAGCTGGAAGGAGTCTGGATGCATAATTCAACCCCCTTGATCACCACTATTGTCGGAGGGTTAGTACTGGCCTTCCTCTTTGGTATGCTGGCGAATCGCCTGCGGATCTCCCCATTAGTGGGATATCTTGCAGCAGGTGTCATCGCCGGCCCGTTTACCCCCGGTTTTGTTGCCGACATTTCTTTGGCTCCAGAATTGGCGGAAATAGGCGTGATCCTTCTGATGTTTGGTGTGGGTCTGCACTTTTCCCTCAAAGATCTTCTTGCAGTAAAATCAATCGCTATCCCAGGTGCCATCGCGCAAATTGCCGTCGCCACCTTGTTAGGAACTGGGTTGTCCAAATTGA harbors:
- a CDS encoding MFS transporter, whose translation is MTDRSEAAMPTVKSSAVKGTAFSILGAISVSHLLNDMIQSLILAIYPILRADFNLSFVQIGMITLTYQLTASLLQPLIGYYTDKHPQPYSLPIGMGFTLSGLLLLAVANTFPLVLVAAALVGTGSSVFHPESSRVARMASGGRHGLAQSLFQVGGNFGSSLGPLLAALIIAPYGKGNVAWFSLAALLAIVVLLQVSKWYQQQHRAAQGKPKPALLVNPLPKRTVMFSLGILLTLIFSKYFYLASISSYYTFYLIHKFGISVQNAQFHLFAFLFAVAAGTIIGGPLGDKFGRKYVIWGSILGAAPFTLILPYATLYWTGILTVIIGVILASAFSAILVYAQELIPGKVGMVSGLFFGFAFGMGGLGAAILGYVADLTSIDLVYQICAFLPLIGIVTALLPNIEHK